Genomic DNA from Paenibacillus donghaensis:
CTTTAGAGTGTTCCAGGAGTGATTTAATCGGAATTAGTTGCAGATTTGCACTTATTTTCCTGCTAATGGACGTTTTGGCCGAATTTAGTTGCAGTTTTGCATCTAATTATTGAGAAGAGGGCAGACTCTAAATCCTGGATAGAACCTGAGTAGTAACGTTTTTGCCGTTAAGATCTTGCGCAATCCGAAGGAACAGCCGGCCTTTGACCTTAGCCCCCGGCGTGCATCCCGTCAGGGATAGCGGGCCAGCCCATGCGGCGTCCAAGCGGTCCCGCAGGGATAAGCGATCCAAGCACCCAGCCCCCTAATCACAGTGCCGCCAGACTCCTTCGCCAAGTTTGCGGGAGTCCAGAGGGTGCAGCCCTTTGGGGCCCTCCCTTGGAAGGGAGGGTTTGGGAGGAATCGATCAGCAACATATGTCTTGAACTGGAACCGCAAATGGAGTAATATCTGCAATTGGGGCTGAAAGACAGGTACCTTTTCTTTCTGCCTTACATAAGCTACACAAAACAAGTAGAAGAAAGCGGTGTGTTCGTGCAGCAAGCTATAGCAATATTAGACTCTGGTGTGGGAGGGCTTACGGTTGTCAAGGAAGTGATGAGACAACTGCCGAGGGAGAAGATCATTTACTTCGGAGATACGGCCCGAGCTCCGTACGGACCCCGTTCGACTGAGGAAGTAACGTTGTTTACCGAACAGATTGTGGACTATTTAATTCAATTTAATCCCAAAATGATTGTGATCGCCTGCAATACGGCAACAGCTGCGGCTCTTGACTATATTTCAGCCAAAGTAAACATCCCGGTAATCGGAGTGATTCATCCCGGAGCACGCGCCGCCATCAGTGCGACCAAAAGCGGTCAGGTAGGCGTGATTGGCACCATCGGCACGATTGGCAGCGGGGCCTATACGGCTGCGCTGAAGCAGCTGTCTCCGTTCGTCCAGGTGGTTAGCCAGGCCTGTCCGACGCTTGTCCCGCTGGTGGAGCAGGGAATGTTCCGCTCAGAGGAGAGCCACAAGGCAGTTGCCGATTCCCTCAACGGAATGAAATATGAGCCGATTGATACCCTGATTCTGGGCTGTACCCATTATCCGTTTCTGATTGACCTGATCGGCGGGGTTATGGGTCCTGGAGTGAAGCTGATCAGCTCTGCGGATGAGACGGCACGCGAGATCAGCACGATTCTGTACGACAAGGGCAAGCTGTCCAGCGGAGACGAAATTCCGATCCACCAGTTCTTCTGCAGCGGAGACGCCGAGATGTTCCAGCGGATTGCCCGTGACTGGCTGGGAGAGCAGATTAAGCGGACGCCTGTGGTTTGGCAGGTTTCTACCCTGTAAACCGATAACCGGTGTGAGATGAATAGGGACAACCTCCTATTGTACCGACAATCATTCCAGTCTGTCCCAAAAGTAGTTTCTACGACATATACAGTTCCTCTTCATTCTAAAAACCACAAAAAGCCAGCAAAGCAGCGGGAATCCGTCGATCTTTGGTGTACACTGGTACGCCAGAATAAATTGATTTTCGGTTCCGAGCTGTACATGATATCCGGGTTTGAGCTGACTATTTCGCCTGTGGTCTTCTTTCATGCGCATGAAGGTCGCGTCCGGGTCCGTCTTGCTGAAGCTGTCCGGTCGCCGAGAAGCGCTTGGTACTCGTGTTCTTCTTGTTTCTCTGCGGCTTCAATGTCGGCCAATAGCCCATGTACCTTTTCTTGCAGCTTTGATTGATGCTGAGGAAGTTGGGACGTAACCGACGAGCCAGCCACATGAACGCAAGGTTCTCCCGGTGGAACTTCCATTTTATGAAAAGGGCGTTTTTTTCTCAAAACCAGAAGCAGCGGTTGCCCATTTGTGAATGAAGTTCGCTACGGGTTCGGAGGGTTCTTACGATCGCTGTTAAAGCCCGATTTCCTGATGGTAACCTAAGTATAGGTTGAAATTGTGTTACTACTTAGGACTCCATATGATAAGAACACTTCAGATTCAGTTCCATGATATAGAACGTGAACTTAAGAATGTTATATTCGAGTGGTCCGGGTAGCCCTATGCACCAGGCATTCTGACAACTCCACCGTTTCATTCTAAAGTTCATCTTATATAGTCTCATGTGTCCAGTCCAAAGAATTAGTTGCGAAACTGCATCTATTTAGTTGTTTTTTTCTGTGTTGGAGGAAATAAGTGCGAAAACGCACCTAATTTAGGATTTTGAGCATAATAAGCTTGCTTTACTCGAATTTAGTTGCAGATATGCACTTATTATCCTGATAATGGGTGTTTCGGCTGAAATTAGTTGCAGTTTCGCATCTAATTACTCCGAAGGTTCCAGGGCAACACTCTAAATCCTAGCTGGAGCCTAAGCAGTAAAGAAATGTGAGAATAAGATTTTCTTCCGCTATTAGGAAGAGAGGCTTATTTGATGAGTATAGGTTACTACGTAAGGCCCCTTGCCTTCTGATAGAGCTTTTAGCTTTCTAAGGAGTAACGCGTAGGTGGCTATGGGGAAAAACTACTGTTAATCCTATGGCTAAGGTTCAGTTGCTTTTGCATATGGGGAAAACTAACTCAATAGTTTCCTCTCCGATAATTGAACTTGGCCATATGAATCAGCCCTGCCCCGGCAATCGTTAGGACGCTTAACAGCCCGAATACGGGGAGCCCCGAGTGGAAACCGAATTGATCCAGCAGAAGGGTTCCGATAATGGGACCGCCAATCGTTCCGGTGCGGACCCATTCGGAGCTGCCGAAATACAGCCCCTTGGCCTCTTCCGGTGCCAACTCGTCCACAAGCGCATCGAAGCGGGCGCCGATCAGCATTTCCCCTACACTGAACAGCACAATAAATACAAGCAGCATTAGGTAAGAAGAGGGGAAGACGAAGCACAAGAAGCTGAGACTGATCAGCAGATTACTTGTCAGAATGACGTTGAAAGGGTTCCAGCCGGAGATCCAGCGGAGCAATATAAACTGGGCCGCCAGAATGATTACGGCATTGGCGGATAAAAGCGTGGAGTAGAGCCGGATACCATCTGCAAAGGTGTTGCTGTTCGCCATATACTGCGAGACCGTCGAGTTCAATTGCGAATAGCCGAAGAAGGAGAAGCTTACGCCAGCAAGCAGCAGCAGATAGACAGGGTTCTTCAGCAGCACATGGAACGCATACAGGCGCTGCTGGGGTTTATGAGGCGTAGGTGAGACGAGAGGTGTGGCAGATACGGGAGAGACTGCGCCAGAACTTTCCGCGAAAAACAGCTGAGTGGACATTCCGTACAAAATATAGAGCACTCCGAGGATTACATAAGGGAACAGCGTCATTCTCATATTGAACAGCAGACTTAAGAGCGGTCCGGCAAAAGCCCCCAGGTTAATTGCGGTATACCGCAGATTGAAGACCAGCAGCCGGTTAGTCTGGTTGGATTGAGAGGACAGCACCTTTTTGCTGGCCGGCTCAAAGATTGAATAACATAACCCGTTCAGCCCGCTGAGCAGCAGGAATTGCCAGAAGCTGTCGGCATAATAAAACAGAATGAACACGCCGCCCCAAGCGATCGGAACGTAGCCAATGATTTTTTTGAGCGAAAACCTGTCAGCAAGCCCTCCCCCCAGCCCGCCGAACAGCACATTGATCAACGGATTGATGCCAAGGATATAACCAGTGTGGATAATCGAGATTTCTTTCTGATTCGTTAGAAAAATAGCTAAAAATGGAGTGCTCATAAATAGTGCTGTTCGCGTGAAAAGAGTTCCGATCAGGATATTCCATATCATCCTGCCCAGCTTCTGGTTCATTAACATTGAAAGTACCATCCTTTACTGACATATGTATTTTCTATTAGCGTGAATGTAGCATACAATGGAAAAAAAGCTGGAAATTTGTGCTGGATACTCACAAAAGGAGGGTGGACATGGTTCTGGGCCATACGATCAAACAGATTCGTAGATCGAAGGGGTTGAATCAATCGGACCTGGCAGGGGGCATTATGAGCCGCTCCAATCTGTCGCGGTTTGAGGGAGGGGAATATTTTCCCGGCTATGACAAGCTGATTTCGATCCTCGACAAGCTGGAAATGTCTCTGGAGGAGCTATTATTTCTGCACTATGAACATGCCCAGCCAATCAAACGTTCATTGCATCTGAAGCTGGTTGAAGCGGGGAACCGTTATGAATTTGAGCAGGTGAAAGCGATCAGCTATGAATGCCTGGCGCTTTACGAGTCAACCCGAACGGTAGCCTTTTATCACCTGTATCTGCTTGGGCAAGGGGTGCTGATCAAGCATGGCCGGGAGGATCAAATGAAGCGGGTGGGTGAGATTGCTGACTACATCAAGCCGTATTTGCTTAGTGTAGACAAATGGTACTTATACGAATTCAAGCTGCTGAATAACTTTCTGTTCACGCTGAACAGCGCGGATGCGATTTTTTTTGGCTTACGGGCGGTGCAGGAGTTCGACAAATATCATTCCTTTGCCGAGAGTAGAACGATTCCGCAGCATCTGCTGCAGAATATCGCCACGATCTGCCTGGCGGAGCATAACTATGAGAAGAGTCTTTTTTTCTTGAAAAAAGCTCTGCCTTTGGCGGATCAAACCCATCTGCTGTACGACAAGATCGTCACCTCTGTGTATTACGAAATTACGGTGATCTGCTTGAAGCAGAGCAAGGATACGACGAAATTAGTCAGCTATTTGGAGATGCTTAGACAGCTTGAGTTCAACGACAGCTACCTTGCCCTGCTTCAGGTCTGCCGGGAGCATCTTCATGAGGGTCTGCCTGCACTATCGTCCCCATAGCCTGTATAATTTGACTGCTGGCAAGGGGAGCCTGCTAACCCCGGATGTGCGCGCATACAATAAATCAAAGGCCGCGCATCAATCCTCTGCCAAGTAAGGCTGATCCGGCGGAGCGGCAGGCGCCCGGTCATTTCAGGCCGAGAGGATGAGACATCATGCAGCAATATATTACAGCTAAAGGAGATACCGTGAGCCGGATCGCCGCCAGGCATGGCTTGACACCGGAGCATGTGGTGCAAGGGAACCCCTGGGCAAGCAGGCAGCCTTATTTATATCCCGGACAAATGCTGTACCTGCCTTCTGCGCCGCGCAAACGTTATGCTGTGCAGGAGGGCGACGATGCCGGGCGGATTGCCGGCTTATTTGGGGTGAGCACAGAGGAGCTGGAGCTGCTGAACCCCGGTGTTCATACCGCACGTTATTGCAGTCCCGGCAAGATTCTGGTTATTCCGTCGGCGTCACCACGCCGGAGCGTATACCTGCGAGGTGAATACGGTCCGGCCGAGCTGGAGCAGGATATCGGCAGCTTGACATCCCGTTATCCGTTCATCGCCCACACCACGATCGGCAGCAGTGTGCTGGGCAAGCCACTTCATCTGCTACGGATCGGCAATGGCCCCCGTCATCTGCATGTCAATGCAGCGCTGCATGCCAACGAATGGCTGACCTCGCCCTGCCTGATGTCTTTCATAGAGGAATATGCGGCAGCCTATGCCGGGGGAACGGGCTGGAACGGGCATGCTGCCGAGGAGTGGTATAACCGCTGGACACTTTGGGCGGTGCCGATGGCGAACCCGGACGGAGTGGAGCTGGTGCAGGAGGGGGTCATGCCCGGCGAACCGTCGTATGATGACCTTATGCAGTGGAACAGCAGCCGCCGCAACTTCAGGCACTGGAAGGCCAACATCCGCGGGGTGGATCTGGGCGACCAGTTCCCGGCCTTCTGGGAGGAGGAGCAGGCACGCAGAGGGGTAAAGGGTCCTGCGCCACGCGACTATGGCGGCATTGCCCCGCTGAGCGAACCCGAGGCGGCTGCGCTGGCCGAGCTTGCGCTGGCCCATCCCGGCGAAGCCGCTGTATCTCTGCATAGCCAGGGCGCAGAGATTTATTGGAACTACCGCGGCCTGGAGCCGCCGGAGAGCCAGGCGCTGGCTGTGAAGCTGGCTGCGGCCAGCGGCTACCGGGCCGCCATGCTGAGCGGCAGCGATGCCGGATACAAGGACTGGTTCATCCAGACCTTTGGCCGGCCCGGCTTTACCGTGGAGCTGGGAATCGGCAAGAATCCGCTGCCGCTGTCCGATTTTGACGATATGGCACTGGAGACGGGTTTGATTCTGGCAGCTATCCTGTCTGACATGCAATGATGAAATAATTATGAAACATTTGCAGCAAACTTGCGTAATATAGGACATAGGGTATGGCCGCTGTCGTCTCTACACGTTATCCGCGGCTGTGCCCTTTAACTATGTTCTTACGGGAGGTACATCATGAAATTCAGAAAGCTGCTCTCGCTGAAGCAATGGTCCGGTATTCTCCGCAGCACCTGGCGTTATGTGGTCTCCTCGCAGGTTGCTATGGCGGACAAGCTGCTGTTTACGATTCCGGTACTGCTGTATTGGGTGCTGCCGGATCTTATGCCGCTCTTGCCGATAGATGATATCGGTGTAACCATGCTGCTGATGGGCTGGTTCGTCTCCAGGATGGAGCGTAAATACCCGGGACTTCAGGCCCAGAAGGTGAATGTTTAAAGAACCTTTTACTTCCATAAACCTGTCTATTTCGTGTAAATGGTTGCTTTTACAAGCTATTTTCCTTTAAAATAAATTATTGAGTATTTAAACTACAGTGGCTTGGGAGATGAATGAGGAATGAATGTCAAAATTACCCGCAATGCGGCTAAAGAGATAAAGAAGCAAATGGAGCTTGAAGGTAACCCAGAACTGAAGCTGCGCGTAGCTATTACCCATGCCCATGGGGATCATGCCCACTACGGCCTGGATTTGGACACGCCCGGAGAGAACGACATCGTAGTCTCCACCGACAAGGAGATTGATGTGATCCTTGACCCGACCCAGCCGCTGCTGGACGGTGTGCGCATTGATTATTTCTATCTGCCTGAAGAAGGTTTTGTTATCACTAATCCGTCTAAAGGAAATCATGGCGATCACTAAATATTCGCCCGAAACTTTCGGACATAAAGAAGGGTTGCTCCATGGCTAACGATATACAAGTGTGTGATCAATGTAACTTTACCCGCATGAAGAGTATTCTGCCGAAGCTGCGTAAGATGGCACCGGATGCCGAGATCAAGATCGGCTGTAAGTCCTATTGCGGCCCTTGCGGCAAACGCGCGTTTGTCTACATCAACGGACGTTACGTCAGTGCTCCGACCGAGGACGAGGTGCTGAAGAAAGTGGAAGCTTTTGTGAAGCGGCCGGCTGTCCAGGTTCAGGAATAAGAATGGCTTGAATAAGCCATATCATTGAGGCTGTCCCTTAAGCAGATTATTCTGCATTTAAGGGCAGCTTTTTTTGAAATATTACGCCAGAATTTATATGTTCCACGCCATAAATTATCCTTCTATTTCTCGCAGAAACGGATACCTGAAAGCGATACGTAGTATCGCTGCTTCGGAAGCATACGCTTTGCAGAGGACGGCTAAGCCGTTTCTTCTTGCGTGTGGCGTTCTTGGTACTAATCCTGCTGCGGTTTGGGAGGCAACGAACGCTATGATATAATAGAGAGACTAATCAAAAATAAACTATATACATACGAGGGGACGTAATCATATGAAGCATATTACGGATTCAGTAATTCTGAATAACGGAGTGGCAATGCCCTGGTTTGGAATCGGCACCTATAAGGCGGAAGGCCGGGAGGTGGCTGACGCTGTCTCCACCGCGCTGGAGCTGGGATACCGCAGTATTGATACAGCAGCCGTATATGGCAATGAGCAGGAGGTAGGCGAATCTATTGCCTCCAGCGGAGTGGCACGCAGCGATCTGTTCGTAACGACCAAGGTCTGGAACAACGACCAGGGCTATGACTCCACACTGCGCGCTTTTGAGACGAGCAGCAAGAAGCTGGGTCTGGATATGATCGATCTGTATCTGATCCATTGGCCAGGAGTGGACAAGTATAAAGACACCTGGCGTGCCCTGGAGCGCTTGAAGGAAGAAGGCCGTGTGCGCGCCATAGGCGTCAGCAACTTCCAGATCCATCATCTGCAGGAGCTGCTGAAGGACAGCAGCACCGCGCCTGCCGTGAACCAGGTGGAGCTGCACCCGCGTTTCATCCAGAAAGAGCTGCATGATTTCTGTACTGCACACCAGATTCAGATTGAAGCCTGGGCACCGCTGATGAAGGGCCGTCTGCAGGATAATGAATTGCTGCAAGGCATTGCCGCTCAATATGGCAAAAGCGTCTCCCAGGTCATTCTGCGCTGGGAACTGCAGAATCAAATCGTAATTATCCCGAAATCGGTTACAGCCTCCCGCATTAAGGAGAACAGTGAAATCTTCGATTTCGAGCTGACGGATGCAGAGGTGCAGGCAATCAGCGGGCTGGATGCCGGAGAACGGATTGGCAGTGACCCCGACAAATTACTGTTTTAGCAAAAAACCGCAAGCCTCCATGTTGGAGACTTGCGGTTTTTATTCTATTCCAAATGCAGCTCGGCGTAATCTTCCAAGGCTTGCATAGCGGCAGTCAGGGATTTCAGGCCGGATTTGATCTTGATGTTGGCGGCATCAAAGGTTTTGAAATCGACTTTGGACTTATAAAGCGACTTGCGCATTAGTGTCATCCCTTCCAGTTGCAGCTTCGCACCCTTCACATAGGTGTTGTGAATCTTCTGAAGCTCGGCGTTCGGAGCAGTCAGCGTCTTCAAATGGTAGACAAATTTGCTGTAGTTGGGGAGTATGGTTTGATCAAAGGCGCTCAGTACTTTCTTGCGGGTATTGTTTGTGACGAATGTATTCTTATTATAGCTATCAAAAGCGAGCGACTCATATTTCTCAATCTTCTCAAGCTGCTCAATGTAAATGTTTAAATCTTCGATGGCCTGGTTATAGGAACTGTCTGGTGCATCTTCGTTAGGAGTACTATTCTG
This window encodes:
- the racE gene encoding glutamate racemase — protein: MQQAIAILDSGVGGLTVVKEVMRQLPREKIIYFGDTARAPYGPRSTEEVTLFTEQIVDYLIQFNPKMIVIACNTATAAALDYISAKVNIPVIGVIHPGARAAISATKSGQVGVIGTIGTIGSGAYTAALKQLSPFVQVVSQACPTLVPLVEQGMFRSEESHKAVADSLNGMKYEPIDTLILGCTHYPFLIDLIGGVMGPGVKLISSADETAREISTILYDKGKLSSGDEIPIHQFFCSGDAEMFQRIARDWLGEQIKRTPVVWQVSTL
- a CDS encoding MFS transporter, translated to MLMNQKLGRMIWNILIGTLFTRTALFMSTPFLAIFLTNQKEISIIHTGYILGINPLINVLFGGLGGGLADRFSLKKIIGYVPIAWGGVFILFYYADSFWQFLLLSGLNGLCYSIFEPASKKVLSSQSNQTNRLLVFNLRYTAINLGAFAGPLLSLLFNMRMTLFPYVILGVLYILYGMSTQLFFAESSGAVSPVSATPLVSPTPHKPQQRLYAFHVLLKNPVYLLLLAGVSFSFFGYSQLNSTVSQYMANSNTFADGIRLYSTLLSANAVIILAAQFILLRWISGWNPFNVILTSNLLISLSFLCFVFPSSYLMLLVFIVLFSVGEMLIGARFDALVDELAPEEAKGLYFGSSEWVRTGTIGGPIIGTLLLDQFGFHSGLPVFGLLSVLTIAGAGLIHMAKFNYRRGNY
- a CDS encoding helix-turn-helix domain-containing protein — protein: MVLGHTIKQIRRSKGLNQSDLAGGIMSRSNLSRFEGGEYFPGYDKLISILDKLEMSLEELLFLHYEHAQPIKRSLHLKLVEAGNRYEFEQVKAISYECLALYESTRTVAFYHLYLLGQGVLIKHGREDQMKRVGEIADYIKPYLLSVDKWYLYEFKLLNNFLFTLNSADAIFFGLRAVQEFDKYHSFAESRTIPQHLLQNIATICLAEHNYEKSLFFLKKALPLADQTHLLYDKIVTSVYYEITVICLKQSKDTTKLVSYLEMLRQLEFNDSYLALLQVCREHLHEGLPALSSP
- a CDS encoding M14 family metallopeptidase translates to MQQYITAKGDTVSRIAARHGLTPEHVVQGNPWASRQPYLYPGQMLYLPSAPRKRYAVQEGDDAGRIAGLFGVSTEELELLNPGVHTARYCSPGKILVIPSASPRRSVYLRGEYGPAELEQDIGSLTSRYPFIAHTTIGSSVLGKPLHLLRIGNGPRHLHVNAALHANEWLTSPCLMSFIEEYAAAYAGGTGWNGHAAEEWYNRWTLWAVPMANPDGVELVQEGVMPGEPSYDDLMQWNSSRRNFRHWKANIRGVDLGDQFPAFWEEEQARRGVKGPAPRDYGGIAPLSEPEAAALAELALAHPGEAAVSLHSQGAEIYWNYRGLEPPESQALAVKLAAASGYRAAMLSGSDAGYKDWFIQTFGRPGFTVELGIGKNPLPLSDFDDMALETGLILAAILSDMQ
- a CDS encoding HesB/IscA family protein encodes the protein MNVKITRNAAKEIKKQMELEGNPELKLRVAITHAHGDHAHYGLDLDTPGENDIVVSTDKEIDVILDPTQPLLDGVRIDYFYLPEEGFVITNPSKGNHGDH
- a CDS encoding DUF1450 domain-containing protein codes for the protein MANDIQVCDQCNFTRMKSILPKLRKMAPDAEIKIGCKSYCGPCGKRAFVYINGRYVSAPTEDEVLKKVEAFVKRPAVQVQE
- a CDS encoding aldo/keto reductase, which codes for MKHITDSVILNNGVAMPWFGIGTYKAEGREVADAVSTALELGYRSIDTAAVYGNEQEVGESIASSGVARSDLFVTTKVWNNDQGYDSTLRAFETSSKKLGLDMIDLYLIHWPGVDKYKDTWRALERLKEEGRVRAIGVSNFQIHHLQELLKDSSTAPAVNQVELHPRFIQKELHDFCTAHQIQIEAWAPLMKGRLQDNELLQGIAAQYGKSVSQVILRWELQNQIVIIPKSVTASRIKENSEIFDFELTDAEVQAISGLDAGERIGSDPDKLLF